From Diadema setosum chromosome 5, eeDiaSeto1, whole genome shotgun sequence, the proteins below share one genomic window:
- the LOC140228257 gene encoding uncharacterized protein produces the protein MEVQQPQEQLHHPAKPGAVANTNVVCEERSPPTGKQVKPKKKLVKSVTVSGTNMAGKVPQAKQGPKTAEKSSDVEDRLSRLESLLSKVVDALPSVNSTPPKPASRHFVAYDEAHSAGQCEIPMETDFQQCGEPHVRDTGEANREEGEFASDAADVLEIPVLAAKFAKPGDTGLPVDEDLASSTTYLISHPLEEKVLEETASKYPAPSNCVYLATPKVNGPIWDNLPQHTRSRDAKLQRVQKSLTKGLSALIQSFPSPRLTDTQQDALALLCNANFELNSLRKELIKPDMAATYSHLCKPSTPVTKFLFGDELGKRMKDLKEEQKAASGVMRNPISRPQSSTYHPYRGAAFSKRQYRSAGWTASSAASTHRPTAGGSSRPFLGQRPQWGHSKQPPPRTASRPPQQAPQHRPPMQCKK, from the coding sequence ATGGAGGTACAACAGCCCCAAGAACAGCTGCATCATCCGGCTAAGCCCGGCGCAGTGGCAAACACCAACGTTGTTTGCGAAGAACGTTCCCCTCCGACAGGCAAACAAGTCAAGCCGAAAAAGAAACTAGTTAAGTCGGTCACGGTTTCCGGTACTAACATGGCGGGTAAAGTGCCGCAAGCGAAGCAGGGCCCAAAGACGGCCGAAAAATCCTCGGATGTCGAGGACAGACTATCGAGACTGGAAAGTCTTCTGAGTAAAGTGGTCGACGCGCTGCCCAGTGTAAACTCCACGCCGCCGAAACCGGCATCGCGCCATTTTGTGGCGTACGATGAGGCGCACAGCGCCGGACAGTGTGAAATTCCTATGGAAACTGATTTTCAACAGTGCGGGGAGCCGCACGTGCGTGACACGGGCGAAGCCAACAGAGAAGAAGGCGAATTTGCGTCAGACGCGGCAGACGTGCTAGAAATTCCCGTTCTCGCAGCAAAATTTGCCAAGCCGGGTGATACAGGGCTACCGGTAGACGAGGACTTAGCCAGCTCTACTACTTACCTCATAAGCCACCCTCTAGAAGAAAAAGTGTTGGAAGAGACGGCATCTAAGTATCCAGCCCCGAGCAACTGTGTTTACCTCGCTACACCGAAGGTGAACGGCCCGATCTGGGATAACCTACCGCAACACACACGCAGTAGAGATGCCAAGTTACAGCGTGTGCAGAAGTCGCTGACGAAGGGCCTGAGCGCGCTAATACAGTCCTTCCCATCACCTCGGCTGACCGACACACAGCAGGACGCATTGGCGTTGCTGTGCAATGCCAATTTTGAACTCAATTCGTTGAGGAAAGAACTTATCAAGCCGGACATGGCAGCCACTTACTCTCATCTTTGCAAACCTTCCACTCCCGTCACTAAATTCCTATTCGGGGATGAATtgggaaagagaatgaaagatcTCAAAGAGGAGCAGAAAGCTGCATCAGGGGTGATGAGAAACCCAATTTCGCGGCCACAGTCTAGTACGTACCACCCGTACAGGGGAGCAGCTTTCTCCAAGCGACAATACAGAAGTGCTGGCTGGACTGCAAGTTCAGCTGCCTCAACACACAGACCAACAGCCGGCGGTAGTAGCAGGCCTTTTTTAGGTCAGCGCCCACAGTGGGGTCACAGCAAGCAGCCACCACCCCGCACAGCGAGCCGCCCCCCACAACAGGCTCCACAGCACAGGCCTCCAATGCAGTGCAAGAAATAA